One window of the Pyrinomonadaceae bacterium genome contains the following:
- the typA gene encoding translational GTPase TypA has product MDTNKIRNIAIIAHVDHGKTTLVDAMLKQAGTYRDNETIVDRVMDSMDLERERGITIMAKNTSVRYGDYKINIVDTPGHADFGGEVERVLKMVDGVMLLVDAAEGCLPQTRFVLRKALEARLPAIAVVNKIDRQDARPEEVVNEIYELFLDLDATDEQIEFPILYAISRDGVAKKKLDDTSANLKPLFDQIIETIPAPHALRTDSLQLLVANVDYSEYVGRLAIGRIFSGEIARNQEVVIAGHEGTVKKTRVKELYVFEGLKRVQADTAGVGEIVALAGVEDINIGETITHPDNPKPLPAIAVDEPTIAMIFTVNNSPFAGTEGQFVTSRQINERLQRELLGNVAIRVEETDSPDQFKVSGRGELQLAILIEMMRREGYELQVSKPEVITRRVNGELHEPVELVVVDCPEDFIGVVTEAMGRRKGQMTKMVNHGTGRVRIEFEAPSRGLIGFRGEFLTETKGTGLLNTLFLRFDKWMGEMKGRGSGSLVADRMGTSTTYALYNLQERGVLFIRPNTKVYEGMIVGENARAVDLDVNAIKEKKLTNMRASGSDEAMRLVPVKDLSLEEALEFIANDELVEVTPKSIRLRKRVLKANERPKKES; this is encoded by the coding sequence ATGGATACAAACAAGATTCGCAATATCGCAATTATCGCCCACGTCGATCACGGCAAGACGACTCTAGTTGATGCCATGCTCAAGCAGGCCGGCACCTATCGCGACAACGAAACCATCGTCGACCGGGTCATGGACTCGATGGATCTCGAGCGCGAACGCGGCATCACCATCATGGCCAAGAACACTTCCGTGCGTTACGGCGATTACAAAATCAATATCGTCGATACGCCGGGCCACGCTGATTTCGGCGGTGAAGTGGAGCGCGTGCTGAAGATGGTCGATGGCGTGATGTTGCTGGTGGACGCGGCCGAAGGCTGCTTACCGCAGACGCGATTTGTGCTGCGCAAAGCTCTGGAAGCAAGACTGCCGGCGATCGCCGTCGTCAATAAGATCGATCGGCAGGACGCCCGCCCCGAAGAAGTTGTGAACGAGATCTACGAGTTGTTCCTGGATCTTGATGCCACCGACGAGCAAATTGAGTTTCCCATTCTCTATGCCATCTCGCGCGATGGGGTAGCCAAAAAGAAACTTGATGATACTTCGGCAAACCTGAAACCGCTGTTCGATCAGATTATTGAAACGATTCCGGCGCCGCATGCGCTGCGCACAGATTCTCTGCAGCTGCTGGTGGCGAATGTGGACTACAGCGAATACGTCGGCCGCCTGGCGATTGGAAGAATCTTCTCCGGTGAGATCGCGCGCAACCAGGAAGTAGTGATCGCCGGGCACGAAGGCACGGTCAAGAAAACCAGAGTGAAAGAGCTTTACGTTTTCGAAGGCCTGAAGCGCGTTCAGGCTGATACAGCCGGCGTGGGCGAAATTGTCGCGCTGGCCGGCGTCGAAGACATCAACATCGGCGAGACGATTACCCATCCCGACAACCCAAAGCCGCTGCCGGCGATCGCCGTGGACGAACCAACCATCGCGATGATCTTCACGGTTAACAACTCGCCATTTGCGGGCACGGAGGGTCAGTTCGTCACCTCGCGTCAGATCAACGAACGCCTCCAACGTGAACTGCTCGGGAACGTCGCGATTCGCGTCGAGGAAACGGATTCGCCCGATCAATTCAAGGTTTCGGGCCGTGGCGAACTGCAACTCGCCATCCTGATTGAGATGATGCGGCGCGAAGGTTACGAACTGCAGGTTTCCAAACCCGAGGTCATCACGCGCCGGGTCAACGGCGAGCTGCACGAACCAGTCGAGTTAGTTGTGGTCGATTGCCCGGAAGATTTTATCGGCGTCGTGACTGAAGCGATGGGCCGGCGCAAAGGCCAGATGACGAAGATGGTAAACCACGGCACCGGCCGCGTGCGCATTGAATTCGAAGCGCCATCGCGCGGGCTGATCGGATTTCGCGGCGAGTTCCTGACGGAAACTAAAGGCACCGGCTTGCTCAATACGCTCTTCCTGCGTTTCGACAAATGGATGGGCGAGATGAAAGGCCGCGGCAGCGGCTCGCTGGTCGCGGATCGCATGGGCACTTCGACTACTTACGCGCTCTATAACCTTCAGGAGCGCGGTGTTCTCTTCATCCGGCCCAACACCAAAGTTTACGAAGGCATGATTGTCGGCGAGAACGCGCGCGCGGTCGATCTGGATGTGAATGCGATCAAGGAAAAGAAACTGACGAACATGCGCGCGTCGGGTTCGGACGAAGCCATGCGACTGGTGCCGGTGAAGGACTTGTCCCTGGAAGAGGCTTTGGAGTTCATTGCCAATGACGAATTGGTCGAAGTAACACCCAAATCAATTCGCCTGCGCAAACGAGTTTTGAAAGCGAATGAACGTCCGAAGAAGGAAAGCTGA